Genomic window (Anaerolineae bacterium):
GAGAGGGTGAGGTTGATGCGTTGGATGGCCTCGGCAATGTGGCGGGCCCGGCGCTCTTCTTCCAGCAGGTGGGCTGCATGGAGGGCGATGGCCAACTGGTTGACTACCTGGGAAGCGACTTCAATAAGATGGCTCACCCCTTCTTGGGGCGAGCGCCAGCCGATGACCAGCAGGCCCAGGAGATGCTCTTCCACCTGCAGAGGGATCACGGTGACGGCGCCGGTACCCCGCTCGACCAGGCGCTGGATACAGGGCAGGTCGGCGGGCATGAAAGGCGGGGGAAAGGGATGGGTGCGAGGCCGTATCGTCTCGAGGAGATGGGGGAAGTGGCTCTGCTGAAAACAGGCGTTGAGTTCGTTCTCCGGAGCCCCGTAGGCGGCCAGCACATGCCCGTTGTCTGGTTGCCTACCCAGGCGCACCACCACCAGGAACAGCGATTGCAAGAAAGGATGCAGGAGGGGTAGCGCAGCCGAGGCTACCTCTTGGGGAGTTTGCGCCCGCAGGATATGGCGGTTGATTTCGTGGAGCAGCCGCAATCGGGCTTCGGCCTGGTGGATGGCCCGCTGTTGCCGGGCGCGCTTCAATGTGTTGACCAGGGTGATGGGGATGAGCGGGAAATGTTGTGGTGCCTTCAACAGATAGTCGTCCAGGCCCTGACGAAAAGCGTCCAGAATGATTTGTTCCGTGGCGGTGTTGGTGAACATGATCACCGGGCAGAGGGGATCGCGGCTTTTGATGGTTTGCAGCACTTGAAGGCCATCTCCCCAATGCAGCCGATGGTCGGTGATGACCAGGTTGGGGAGGGGAGAAGTCAGGGCCCGCTGCCAGTCGTCCAGCGTGCCGATTTCCTGCACTTCTGCGTGGGTGAAGTAGCGTTCAATGGCCCGTCGGGCCAGGCGCCGATCGTCGGGCTTGTCGTCGATCAGCCAGATGCGGAGGGGACGGTTGTCCCTCATGTGTCCACCTTCAGTTCTTGGGTCTCCGGGTCGCGCCAAGCGATGCGGTTCTTGCCGGCGTGCTTGGCGGCGTACTGCGCATAGTCGGCTTCCTGGAGCAGGGCGGCGGGTGAGGTAATGCTTTCGTTCCAGGCTACCAACCCGATGCTCACCGTCAGGGAGACAGGGCCAACCTGGGTCTCGAAAGGCGTCTCGGAGATTTGTTTGCGCAGGCGGCGGGCGAGATGCAGGGCTTGCTCCAGCGGCGTTTCGGGGAGGAAAAGGCCGAACTCTTCGCCGCCGTAGCGCCCCAAGATGTC
Coding sequences:
- a CDS encoding response regulator, with product MRDNRPLRIWLIDDKPDDRRLARRAIERYFTHAEVQEIGTLDDWQRALTSPLPNLVITDHRLHWGDGLQVLQTIKSRDPLCPVIMFTNTATEQIILDAFRQGLDDYLLKAPQHFPLIPITLVNTLKRARQQRAIHQAEARLRLLHEINRHILRAQTPQEVASAALPLLHPFLQSLFLVVVRLGRQPDNGHVLAAYGAPENELNACFQQSHFPHLLETIRPRTHPFPPPFMPADLPCIQRLVERGTGAVTVIPLQVEEHLLGLLVIGWRSPQEGVSHLIEVASQVVNQLAIALHAAHLLEEERRARHIAEAIQRINLTLS